Proteins from a single region of Candidatus Woesearchaeota archaeon:
- a CDS encoding AAA family ATPase — protein MADDFTDSLINTHFKRKDFFINHDVFDPKYRLETIKFRDDQQKELMNGFSPLLRGQKARNVFCFGKTGTGKTLTTNYLLSKLKEAIEQKNKVETKKIKEMLHYTFNCKISGETLTPYQLLQNILKKLGVNIPAGHSTKNLYNFFFEHFKDIDKNVVLVFDELDSFIKKNSDELLYAILRVHEEYPDVKATFSIVGISNRSDLSSLISPKNKTMLSPITVTFFPYNAMQLKEILEEREELGLKKGCCDEEVIPRCSARGAQDNGDARKTIGYLKFCVELSVSEGYDKVSSKLIDKAVREAELDELFASIKGLPKQEQAVLYSILMKNRKKKGTVHGKPQIVYEPASVNSIYEYYIEFVKTVSISNSLSLRRTREIIASFDDEDGSGLVTSRINHQGIRGREKLVSFDYPKDIRKKVFEVLELDLHIDLTNYE, from the coding sequence ATGGCAGATGATTTTACAGATAGTTTAATTAATACACATTTTAAGAGAAAAGATTTTTTTATTAACCATGATGTATTTGATCCTAAATATAGACTTGAAACAATTAAATTTCGGGATGATCAACAAAAAGAATTAATGAATGGCTTTAGTCCATTGTTAAGAGGTCAAAAAGCAAGGAATGTTTTTTGCTTTGGAAAAACAGGAACAGGTAAAACTCTAACTACTAATTATCTTCTTTCAAAACTTAAAGAAGCAATTGAGCAAAAAAATAAAGTTGAGACTAAAAAAATTAAAGAGATGTTACATTACACATTTAATTGTAAAATTTCAGGAGAGACATTAACGCCTTATCAACTCCTTCAAAATATTTTAAAAAAATTAGGAGTAAATATTCCCGCAGGACATTCAACTAAAAATTTATACAATTTCTTTTTTGAACATTTTAAAGATATAGATAAAAATGTTGTTTTAGTTTTTGATGAGTTAGATTCTTTTATTAAAAAAAACTCAGATGAACTTTTATATGCAATTTTAAGAGTTCATGAAGAGTACCCAGATGTGAAAGCAACATTTTCAATTGTAGGTATTTCAAATCGAAGTGATCTTAGTTCTTTGATTAGTCCAAAAAATAAAACTATGTTAAGTCCTATTACTGTAACTTTTTTTCCTTATAATGCAATGCAGTTAAAAGAAATTTTAGAAGAGAGAGAAGAACTTGGTTTAAAGAAAGGGTGTTGTGATGAAGAAGTTATTCCTAGATGTTCAGCAAGAGGGGCCCAAGATAATGGAGATGCAAGAAAAACAATCGGTTATTTGAAATTCTGCGTAGAACTTTCAGTTTCTGAGGGTTATGATAAGGTTTCATCAAAACTCATCGATAAAGCCGTTAGAGAAGCCGAGTTGGATGAACTATTTGCTTCTATCAAAGGTTTACCTAAGCAAGAACAAGCAGTTCTTTATTCTATCCTTATGAAAAATAGAAAAAAGAAAGGAACTGTACATGGAAAACCACAAATTGTTTATGAACCAGCCTCAGTAAATAGTATTTATGAATATTATATTGAGTTTGTAAAAACAGTTTCTATTTCTAATTCACTTTCACTTAGAAGGACTAGAGAAATTATTGCAAGTTTCGATGATGAAGATGGTTCAGGATTAGTAACTTCAAGAATTAATCATCAAGGAATTAGAGGTAGGGAAAAATTAGTTTCATTTGATTATCCTAAAGATATTAGAAAAAAAGTTTTTGAAGTTCTTGAACTTGATCTTCATATTGATTTAACTAATTATGAATGA